Proteins from a genomic interval of Maylandia zebra isolate NMK-2024a linkage group LG15, Mzebra_GT3a, whole genome shotgun sequence:
- the recql gene encoding ATP-dependent DNA helicase Q1 isoform X2, translating to MNTDMQVELDSIEAELDTVELQLAEILQKKAELTSRKNALLQQLEEACDTAQPLSSSASKASEAKPAMSKQEMQRYDGTDFPWSSNVEQHLKATFHLSNFRPLQLKAINLTMSGKDLFLVMPTGRGKSLCYQLPAICSNGFTLVITPLVSLMEDQLMYLKTIDVSAVMLNASSSREHAKTVMAGMTDPKAPFKLVYVTPEKIAKSKLLMSRLEKAYKANLLNRIAVDEVHCCSQWGHDFRPDYKMLGILKRQFPKVPLLGLTATATSSVLKDCEKILCVPQAITLTASFNRTNLYYEVRIKDSVSEASVNDIAALIKSKYKDQSGIVYVFSQKDAELVSAELQKRDILAYPYHANMDSEDKSRVHRKWTSNKIQVVVATVAFGMGIDKPDVRFVIHHTISKSIENYYQESGRAGRDDSPADCIVYFGFADIFRISTMVVMENVGQQKLLQMVDYCQNVNRCRRSLMAVHFDEVWDDEGCNQMCDTCSQAKDYPTVDITQHARQVVQIVELAASMDEKLTPLKLVDAWMGKGPAKHRKMIQTTTLSRRQAEVVIVHLLLQGYLREDFSFTPYTTYFYMKLGRKASLLKNPTHTLSVKMRDAGAGTALVKVSSGKGKSKEGKRSVQSCGDATVSKKIKTHLP from the exons ATGAatacag ATATGCAGGTCGAGCTGGACTCGATCGAGGCCGAGCTGGACACAGTGGAACTGCAGCTCGCAGAGATCCTGCAGAAAAAGGCTGAGCTCACTTCTCGGAAGAATGCcctgctgcagcagctggaggaggCCTGTGACACTGCACAGCCTTTATCTTCTTCTGCCTCAAAGGCATCTGAAGCCAAGCCAGCGATGAGCAAGCAGGAAATGCAACGATATGATGGCACAG ATTTTCCATGGTCCAGCAACGTGGAGCAGCACCTGAAGGCCACATTCCATCTCTCTAACTTCAGACCTTTGCAGCTGAAAGCCATCAACCTGACCATGTCAGGCAAGGACCTGTTCCTGGTCATGCCCACAGGAAGAGGGAAGAGTCTCTGCTATCAGCTTCCTGCAATCTGTTCTAATG GCTTTACACTGGTCATCACTCCACTTGTATCCCTGATGGAGGACCAGTTGATGTACCTGAAGACTATTGACGTGTCGGCAGTCATGCTCAATGCATCCAGTAGCAGA GAGCATGCTAAGACGGTCATGGCTGGAATGACAGATCCAAAGGCCCCCTTCAAGCTGGTGTACGTGACTCCAGAGAAAATTGCTAAGAGCAAGCTCCTAATGTCTCGTCTGGAGAAAGCCTACAAAGCAAACCTCCTGAATCGTATTGCTGTTGATGAGGTGCACTGTTGCAGCCAATGGGGTCATGACTTCAGACCAG ATTATAAGATGCTAGGCATCCTGAAGAGGCAGTTCCCCAAAGTGCCCCTCCTTGGCCTCACAGCCACAGCAACCAGTAGTGTCCTGAAAGACTGCGAGAAGATCCTGTGTGTGCCACAGGCAATCACGCTCACTGCTTCCTTCAATCGAACTAATCTCTACTATGAA GTTCGTATAAAGGATTCTGTCAGTGAAGCATCAGTAAATGACATAGCTGCTCTGATCAAGAGTAAATACAAGGACCAATCAG GAATTGTGTATGTATTCTCTCAGAAGGATGCAGAGTTGGTGTCAGCAGAACTCCAGAAAAGAGACATCTTGGCATATCCTTACCATGCAAACATGGACTCTGAGGACAAGTCCCGGGTTCACCGCAAATGGACCTCCAACAAAATTCAG gtTGTGGTAGCCACTGTGGCATTTGGCATGGGCATTGACAAGCCTGACGTCAGGTTTGTCATCCACCACACCATCAGCAAGTCCATTGAGAACTACTACCAAGAGAGTGGACGGGCAG GTCGAGATGACTCTCCGGCTGACTGCATTGTCTATTTCGGCTTCGCTGATATCTTCAGGATCAGCACCATGGTGGTGATGGAGAATGTTGGTCAGCAGAAATTGCTACAGATGGTAGATTACTGCCAGAATGTTAACAG GTGTCGGCGCTCTCTCATGGCAGTTCACTTTGATGAAGTGTGGGATGATGAAGGATGCAACCAGATGTGTGACACTTGCAGTCAAGCAAAAG ATTACCCCACTGTGGACATTACCCAACATGCCAGGCAAGTGGTGCAGATTGTGGAGCTTGCAGCCTCCATGGATGAGAAACTGACCCCACTGAAACtggtggatgcatggatgggGAAAGGCCCTGCAAAGCACAGGAAGATGATTCAGACCACCACGCTGTCTCGGCGACAGGCTGAAGTTGTGATTGTTCACCTGCTCCTGCAGGGATACCTCAG AGAGGATTTCAGCTTCACACCTTACACCACCTACTTCTACATGAAGCTGGGCCGCAAAGCTTCTCTGCTGAAGAACccgacacacacactgagcgtGAAGATGAGAGATGCAGGGGCCGGAACTGCTTTG GTAAAAGTCTCCAGTGGCAAGGGCAAATCCAAAGAGGGAAAGAGATCAGTTCAGAGCTGTGGAGATGCCACTGTGTCCAAGAAAATCAAGACACATCTCCCATAG
- the golt1ba gene encoding golgi transport 1Ba isoform X1, with the protein MNASWTLFRKMSAREEIGMGLTGFGVFFLFFGMILFFDKALLAIGNILFVAGLSFVIGLERTFRFFFQKHKMKATSFFLGGVFVVLIGWPIIGVLLEIYGFFLLFRGFFPVVVGFIRRIPVLGSILNLPFISAYADKVGESNTMV; encoded by the exons ATGAATGCGTCATGGACGCTGTTCCGGAAGATGTCAGCGAGAGAAG AGATTGGAATGGGATTAACAGGCTTCGGcgtgtttttcctcttcttcgGGATGATCCTGTTCTTTGACAAAGCACTTCTGGCTATTGGAAAT ATTCTCTTTGTTGCTGGACTCTCCTTTGTCATCGGCCTTGAGAGGACCTTCCGCTTCTTTTTCCAGAAGCACAAGATGAAGGCCACCAGTTTCTTCCTGGGAGGAGTGTTTGTGGTGTTGATTGGCTGGCCCATTATTGGAGTTTTGCTCGAGATCTAtggtttttttctcttattcAG GGGCTTCTTTCCAGTGGTTGTAGGCTTTATCAGGAGAATACCAGTCCTTGGCTCCATCCTAAACCTGCCCTTTATCAGTGCA taTGCGGACAAAGTGGGCGAGAGCAACACTATGGTATAA
- the golt1ba gene encoding golgi transport 1Ba isoform X2 produces MISLTDSQKIGMGLTGFGVFFLFFGMILFFDKALLAIGNILFVAGLSFVIGLERTFRFFFQKHKMKATSFFLGGVFVVLIGWPIIGVLLEIYGFFLLFRGFFPVVVGFIRRIPVLGSILNLPFISAYADKVGESNTMV; encoded by the exons ATGATTTCTCTAACGGACTCCCAAA AGATTGGAATGGGATTAACAGGCTTCGGcgtgtttttcctcttcttcgGGATGATCCTGTTCTTTGACAAAGCACTTCTGGCTATTGGAAAT ATTCTCTTTGTTGCTGGACTCTCCTTTGTCATCGGCCTTGAGAGGACCTTCCGCTTCTTTTTCCAGAAGCACAAGATGAAGGCCACCAGTTTCTTCCTGGGAGGAGTGTTTGTGGTGTTGATTGGCTGGCCCATTATTGGAGTTTTGCTCGAGATCTAtggtttttttctcttattcAG GGGCTTCTTTCCAGTGGTTGTAGGCTTTATCAGGAGAATACCAGTCCTTGGCTCCATCCTAAACCTGCCCTTTATCAGTGCA taTGCGGACAAAGTGGGCGAGAGCAACACTATGGTATAA
- the spx gene encoding spexin prohormone 1, translating into MKGLKTVTIAYVLTLLLLATFISQSRSTPKGSFQRRNWTPQAMLYLKGTQGRRFISEDRKEGDVYDTLHLETRSHNTEKLTVDQAATVLLNFLQQAREGADENADEVYIQELPVWKREYF; encoded by the exons ATGAAG GGTTTGAAGACTGTCACAATAGCGTATGTACTCACACTTTTATTACTGGCAACATTTATCTCCCAGTCACGGAGCACGCCAAAG GGCTCATTCCAGCGAAGAAACTGGACCCCGCAGGCTATGCTGTACCTCAAGGGCACCC aGGGAAGAAGGTTCATCTCAGAGGACCGAAAAGAAGGAGATGTCTACGACACTCTTCACCTAG AGACTCGTAGTCACAACACAGAGAAGCTGACTGTGGACCAGGCTGCTACTGTTCTGCTTAATTTCCTACAGCAAGCTAGAGAGGGAG CTGATGAAAACGCAGATGAGGTGTATATCCAGGAGCTACCAGTGTGGAAGAGGGAATATTTCTAA